A single region of the Eulemur rufifrons isolate Redbay chromosome 8, OSU_ERuf_1, whole genome shotgun sequence genome encodes:
- the LOC138389738 gene encoding lymphotactin-like, with protein MRPLILAFIGICFLTAHVVEGVGSEVPDRSICVSLTTQRLPVNRIKTYTIKEGSMKAVIFITKRGLKVCADPQDKWVKAAIKSVDSKSKTKSNLLQTKPTGAQRSTNTAVTLTG; from the exons ATGAGACCGCTCATCCTGGCCTTCATTGGCATCTGCTTTCTCACCGCACATGTGGTAGAAG gTGTGGGCAGTGAAGTCCCAGATAGGAGTATCTGTGTGAGTCTAACCACCCAACGACTGCCTGTGAACAGAATCAAGACCTACACCATCAAGGAGGGCTCCATGAAAGCAGTGAT TTTTATTACCAAACGTGGCCTGAAAGTCTGTGCTGATCCGCAAGACAAGTGGGTGAAAGCAGCGATCAAGAGCGTGGACAGCAAGTCCAAAACCAAAAGTAACCTGCTTCAGACCAAGCCAACGGGAGCCCAGCGCTCCACAAACACAGCTGTGACCCTGACTGGGTAG